The following are from one region of the Coffea eugenioides isolate CCC68of chromosome 2, Ceug_1.0, whole genome shotgun sequence genome:
- the LOC113758643 gene encoding uncharacterized protein LOC113758643, producing the protein MAAISLKQKPLVLAFVLYLSISATTSAFTSSAPSFPPSVNQPELLTYPTTLIASILSTLGFQELSSAAVDANLSTSTPITIFAPSDSSLLTCPSCSLPLLLQEHAVPGLYPNHFLRNLAFGTKLETLASEHCLTITSSAAQNVSTRVVFVNGVEISEPDLFNNGVFLIHGLRGFVSHLSPLSCNVERMTTLSFPQPWLHKSPLSSIMRLMLKDAIIRLRFGGYSIVSLALKVKFGELSELKEMRRKLVVTAAGGGGQFSPVKINYVKVTTMDLLHNSRIVVHAVSTAFPRMHHHLSLTDGAAVEEAYRPPCDISLDGGFCEVAAPVPAGIRSTSDIIGRLDDRDGL; encoded by the exons ATGGCTGCAATCTCTCTGAAACAGAAACCTCTAGTCCTCGCCTTCGTCCTCTACCTCTCCATCTCCGCCACTACCTCTGCCTTCACCTCCTCCGCTCCTTCGTTCCCGCCGTCTGTAAATCAACCAGAGCTCCTAACTTACCCAACCACTCTCATCGCTTCCATCCTCTCCACTCTCGGCTTCCAGGAACTTTCCTCCGCCGCCGTGGACGCCAATCTCTCTACCTCCACTCCGATCACCATCTTCGCACCTTCCGATTCCTCGCTTCTTACCTGTCCTTCGTGTTCTCTCCCTCTCCTTCTCCAGGAACACGCCGTTCCAGGCCTCTACCCAAATCATTTCCTCCGCAACTTAGCTTTTGGCACCAAGCTCGAAACCCTAGCCTCCGAACACTGCCTCACCATCACCTCCTCCGCCGCTCAAAATGTCTCTACCAGAGTTGTTTTCGTCAATGGAGTTGAGATCTCGGAGCCGGATCTCTTCAACAATGGCGTCTTCTTGATTCACGGCTTGCGAGGATTCGTCTCTCATCTCTCCCCGCTCTCTTGCAACGTCGAGCGCATGACTACTCTCTCGTTTCCGCAGCCGTGGCTTCACAAGTCGCCGCTGTCGTCCATCATGCGCCTTATGCTAAAAGACGCCATTATCAGGCTCCGTTTCGGTGGCTACAGCATTGTTTCTCTCGCGCTGAAAGTTAAGTTCGGAGAATTATCCGAACTGAA AGAGATGCGACGAAAACTGGTGGTGACGGCTGCCGGCGGTGGAGGCCAGTTCTCTCCAGTGAAGATCAACTACGTGAAAGTCACCACCATGGATTTGCTGCATAACAGCAGGATTGTGGTTCATGCTGTGTCAACGGCGTTCCCCCGCATGCACCATCATCTGTCACTCACGGACGGCGCTGCTGTTGAAGAGGCCTATCGTCCGCCGTGTGATATCTCCTTGGATGGTGGATTCTGTGAGGTGGCAGCTCCTGTGCCAGCTGGCATTAGATCAACGTCTGACATCATCGGCCGTTTGGATGATCGTGATGGTCTCTAG